One part of the Vicia villosa cultivar HV-30 ecotype Madison, WI linkage group LG6, Vvil1.0, whole genome shotgun sequence genome encodes these proteins:
- the LOC131612715 gene encoding protein trichome birefringence-like 6 — protein MERQPSFSFKPTRLLLFSFTLFSSIFFLSFFTLFLTKSTTTTPSPPYTLVANLQPLTLHSFTQNNFTRANVSTLIDNRLSRSVNRSKSEAFGEMRGNGTMVGVVGLVGKSKVSIFEEVEVKKKKKKMVEGCDLSKGYWVFDERYPLYGGDSCPFVDEGFDCEGNGRLDRNFTKWRWQPQDCDLPRFNATKMLEMIRGKRLVFVGDSINRNQWESMLCMLLSAVKDPKRVFEARGRKITKEKGNYSFRFLDYQCTVEYYVSHFLVHESKARVGQKRRPTLRIDAIDHGSSRWRGADVLVFNTAHWWSHYKTKAGIYYYQEGTMVHPRLNVSTAFGKALTTWASWVDRHINSKKTQVFFRTSAPSHFRGGNWNSGGHCTEATHPLNQTLNTTYPEKNIIVEEIIKRMKTPVTLLNITSLSEFRIDGHPSIYGRKTRSSRIQDCSHWCLPGVPDTWNEMLFFHLQSRLE, from the exons atggagaGACAACCAAGTTTCTCTTTCAAACCCACTAGACTCTTACTCTTCTCATTcactctcttttcttctatcttcTTCCTTTCATTCTTCACTCTCTTCCTCACCAAATCCACCACAACAACACCCTCACCACCATACACTCTTGTAGCAAATCTTCAACCTTTGACTCTTCACTCTTTCACTCAAAACAACTTCACTCGTGCAAATGTCTCAACTTTAATCGATAACCGTCTTTCCAGAAGCGTCAACAGATCCAAATCTGAAGCTTTTGGTGAAATGCGTGGTAATGGAACGATGGTTGGAGTGGTGGGTTTAGTGGGTAAGAGTAAAGTTTCGATTTTTGAGGAAGTtgaagtgaagaagaagaagaagaagatggtgGAAGGGTGTGATTTGAGTAAAGGGTATTGGGTTTTTGATGAAAGGTATCCTCTTTATGGTGGAGATTCTTGTCCTTTTGTTGATGAAGGTTTTGATTGTGAGGGGAATGGAAGATTGGATAGGAATTTTACTAAGTGGAGATGGCAGCCTCAAGATTGTGACCTTCCTAG GTTCAATGCAACAAAAATGTTAGAGATGATAAGAGGGAAAAGACTAGTTTTTGTGGGTGATTCTATCAATAGGAATCAGTGGGAGTCAATGCTGTGCATGTTATTGAGTGCTGTTAAGGATCCAAAGAGGGTGTTTGAGGCGCGCGGAAGGAAAATTACCAAAGAGAAGGGGAATTATAGTTTCAGGTTTCTG GATTATCAATGTACAGTTGAATACTATGTAAGTCATTTCTTAGTTCATGAAAGCAAGGCAAGAGTAGGGCAGAAACGAAGACCAACGTTGCGAATTGATGCCATTGATCACGGTTCGTCGAGATGGAGAGGAGCTGATGTTTTGGTTTTCAACACAGCTCATTGGTGGTCTCATTACAAAACCAAAGCTGG GATATATTACTATCAAGAAGGAACTATGGTTCATCCCCGGCTAAATGTTTCTACCGCGTTTGGTAAAGCTTTAACGACTTGGGCCTCATGGGTGGACAGACACATAAATTCTAAGAAAACACAAGTTTTCTTTCGAACTTCAGCGCCGTCTCATTTCAG GGGAGGTAATTGGAATTCAGGAGGACATTGTACAGAGGCAACTCATCCACTTAATCAAACCTTAAACACAACTTATCCGGAGAAGAATATAATCGTAGAAGAAATCATAAAGCGAATGAAAACTCCTGTGACATTGTTGAATATAACTAGTTTATCAGAATTTAGGATAGATGGTCATCCATCCATTTATGGGAGAAAAACTCGATCATCGAGAATTCAAGACTGTAGTCATTGGTGTCTCCCAGGAGTTCCAGATACATGGAATGAGATGTTATTTTTTCATTTACAAAGTAGATTAGAGTGA